The DNA window CCTCCATGTCTTCTGTTCATCTGGGCGAGCGCCTGACCCAACTTCGCACGACGCTGGCCGCAGAGGCGCTCCGTCCGGCTTCCTACACGCGGGCCAGCGTGGCCCACGCCGCCGGGGTATCCGCCGACGCACTCGCCCGGTTGGAGAAAGAGGGGGGTGGCACGGCCACGACCTTGGCGGCCGTGCTCCGGCATTATCAGCACAAGGGCGTTAACCTGGCGTGGGTGCTGGAGCCCGACAACACGGAGATTCCCCTCTACGGGTTCCGCGACATCTTCCAAGACGACCCGCTGCCCCGGGCCCGCAAGCCCCTCGCCGCCCTGCACCGGCTCCTGCACCCAGTGCTGACCGAACTGGACGCGGGTCAACAACTCACGCCCCATGCCACGCACGCGCTACTGACGCAAGTAGGGCACGGCATCC is part of the Hymenobacter monticola genome and encodes:
- a CDS encoding helix-turn-helix domain-containing protein → MSSVHLGERLTQLRTTLAAEALRPASYTRASVAHAAGVSADALARLEKEGGGTATTLAAVLRHYQHKGVNLAWVLEPDNTEIPLYGFRDIFQDDPLPRARKPLAALHRLLHPVLTELDAGQQLTPHATHALLTQVGHGIRHALQHLLPRRGLLHGKADWRTYQRVLPPVPAQSAGWRPAALFAVPAHYYEAGESLPRCGDVASYLAHDPGGKKVANRDKCGACQHQLSRSPSPSLPLDVPADAPRQPAVPTG